The genomic stretch GGTCAGATTCGTGCAAATCTCTCCAACCGTCACGATGTGCCCCGTCATGTTGACAATGGTTCCCGAGAGCTGTGCCCGCGATAATCGCTCATCGGAGAAGTGCTTGATCAGGTGGGGAACGACCTGATAACCCAGAGATTCCAAGTCTAAAAGTTGTGGGAGGGAATGTTCTCTATCGTCATAATTTCGTTCCAGCGAGAGGCCGTCGTAGGTCATCTCGCTAAGATGATCGATGGCAATCTCGATGGGATCAATACTTGAGTCTTTCGAATGAACCGCCAAGTCAAGGTTCTTGACAATTTTCCAAGCCGGTCGCTGGGTCATCTTCGAATCCTGCGTACCCAGCTGCGTGAGTTCGTTCAAGACCTGAATGCGATCGGTCTTGGGGTCTACCAGTGAGTTGATCCAGTGCTGAAAGGCGAGGTAGTGCATCCTGGTCTGCAGGGAAGACCCTTGGGGAGGCGTCAGTTCATAGGAGCCGGACGGGGGATTTTCAGCAACATTATTGATGATTGCTAATGCGAACGCGTCGTGGTGTCGGATTCTTTCGATGACCGCCACCGCGAGCCCACCGTCCTCTCGAAAGACGCCGCCACGAGACTCGCCAAAAGAGAGATCATCAAGATTGGGCGGCTTTGGGTTGACGATTTGTACTGGGTTAGCTAAGACTTCTCGTATTTGGGCTGTGCCCAACATGAGCGTGGATTCGTCGTATTCGCCCTTAGTACCTTCAAGAAGGTACGCGCATTCCGATCTTTCGCGCCATGGACGGTTGGTTTCCAGAGTCCACACGGCCCTAAATTTGACCAACGGCGCATCGGGCGGTGGCACTGGTAGGTGTAGGCTACGGTACTCGGCGACGAGACCATCCAACTCGGCCAAGGTCACAGGGTGGGACGTTTGGGTGGACGCGATCAGTAAGCTGGCGAATAGGCTTACCATGAGCCCATTATACGAGCAGTTTTTCCGGCAAGACGAATCGGTCAAAATATGATCCGTGCCTGAGACCGAATCGCTGATCCACGCCTATTTCGATGCCTTTAATCGTCACGACTTGGAGGGCATGCTGGCGACCTTGGCCGACGACGTGGCGCACGACATCAACGAAGGTGGACGCGAGGTTGGGATCGAGGCGTTTCGGGCGTTCAAGACGCACATGGACGAGTGCTATCGGGAGCAGATTCGCGACTTGTGCGTGATGGTGAACGGCGATCGCGGAACGGCGGAATTCACGGTCGATGGCTCGTACATCCGGACCGATGGGAGCTTGCCAGCGGCGACGGGGCAAACGTATTCGATTCAGGCGGCGGCGATCTTCGAGGTTGCGGGCGGGAAGATTGCGCGGGTGACGTCGTATTACAATCTGGCGGGCTGGATCAAGGCGATTTCTTAGCGCTTGAAAAACCCTCAGCAGCTCCGCGGACCCATTCGAAAATCGATCCGATTCCTCGCCGCTGAGGGAGCGAAAAAAGGGGCGGGCCTCCCGCCCGCCCGAACGGAATTTAGGGGCTCGTTTGTCGGCGTTTTCGCGCCAGACCAAGGGCAAAAACTCCCAAAATCAACATGCTCGACGGCTCGGGGACGGGTGACCACATGACGGCTTCATCGCGATTCAGCGTGGTGTTATGGGCAAGGCCCACGATATCGCCGGTGGCGGAATCGATCCCGAAGGCGAGCGAGGTGCTGTAGTTGGCGGGCAGGAAGCTGTGGAGATCGATGCCACTTCCGGCAGTGCCGGTCCAAAGGAAAGCGTGGAAGTCCAATGTGGACAGGCTGTTCCAGGCCCAACCGGTTTGCTTATCGCCCGAGATGCCCCAAGCCTGGCTGTAGAGGAAGCCGGAGGGCTGAAGGTCGACGTACGAGCTTGCGGAGCCATTCCAAAGGAGAGCGTGGTTACGGTTCGAGGTGATGGTCCCGTAGCCGCTGCCGACCTGCTGTCCACCCTGGACTCCCGCGCCGAACGTTTCGGTGTAGCCGGTCGGATTGAGGTCGACCACCGACGCGGCCGTCCCTGACCAGAGCAGGGCATGGTTGTGACCGGTTCCATTGGCACCGTATCCGACCTGGTTTGCGCCGGAAGTGGCCCACGCGGCGCTGGACGAAAAGCCGACGGGATTGAGATCGACGGCTGACGCGGCGGTGCCAGACCAAAGCAAGGCGTGGGTTGAGCCGAACATGGTGGTGCCCTCGCCGACCTGGTTCGTCGCCGATGTAGCGCGACCATGGCTCTGGGTGAAACCGCTTGGGTTGAGATCGATCGCACTCGCGGCGGTTCCGCTCCAAAGACGGGCGTGGTCCTGCCCGCTCTGGGTGGAGTAGCCGATTTGATGGCTACCCGAGGTGCCCCAAATCTGACTTTGCGATGCGCCGCTGGGATTGAGGTCGAGGACCGATGACGCCGTGCCGCTCCAGAGAAGGGCGTGCACATTTCCGCCAACGGTTCCAAACCCGGCTTGGTTGGGGCCGGAGATGCCGTGAGCCTCGCTGGCCGAGAATCCGCTGGGCTGGAGAAGGGTGACGGAATACTGCGCATCAGCGGCCGCCGAACCAAAAATCAGGCCAGTCAACGAAACGAATGTTTGAAGGTTTTTTAGCATATCAACTCCAAAGACGAGGTCATTATATTACGATTCTGAATATTACGAAACGGAATATTTTCATTCTAGCAAATTTGACGGGTTGGCGAGTTCTGAACTAGAATGGTTCATGCCCCGCTCACGCCTTTCGCCGATGGAATACACAGTCCTCGGGATCGCGTGGAAGCGTGGCCCCTGCACGACGTACACGCTGATGATGGAGCTTTCGTCTTCAACGTCCACGTTCTACAAGAAGCGGGCGGGGACGACGTACCCGCTGGTCGAGCGGCTGATCAAGAATGGCTATCTTGACCAGTCGTCGGAAACGGGGGCGAGGGGCGAGCGGCTGGTCGAAATCACGGACACAGGCCTTACTGCCGTGAGCGGCTGGCTCACCGGGCCGATCGAGTTTGGCGAGGCGGCGCACACGGTGGACTTCCTACGCCTGCGGACCTTCTATTTGGGGGCGATTCCGCCTGCGGATCGGGTGGCGTTTTTGGACGGATCGATCGAACAGT from Armatimonadota bacterium encodes the following:
- a CDS encoding PEP-CTERM sorting domain-containing protein gives rise to the protein MLKNLQTFVSLTGLIFGSAAADAQYSVTLLQPSGFSASEAHGISGPNQAGFGTVGGNVHALLWSGTASSVLDLNPSGASQSQIWGTSGSHQIGYSTQSGQDHARLWSGTAASAIDLNPSGFTQSHGRATSATNQVGEGTTMFGSTHALLWSGTAASAVDLNPVGFSSSAAWATSGANQVGYGANGTGHNHALLWSGTAASVVDLNPTGYTETFGAGVQGGQQVGSGYGTITSNRNHALLWNGSASSYVDLQPSGFLYSQAWGISGDKQTGWAWNSLSTLDFHAFLWTGTAGSGIDLHSFLPANYSTSLAFGIDSATGDIVGLAHNTTLNRDEAVMWSPVPEPSSMLILGVFALGLARKRRQTSP
- a CDS encoding isopropylmalate/homocitrate/citramalate synthase, whose protein sequence is MPETESLIHAYFDAFNRHDLEGMLATLADDVAHDINEGGREVGIEAFRAFKTHMDECYREQIRDLCVMVNGDRGTAEFTVDGSYIRTDGSLPAATGQTYSIQAAAIFEVAGGKIARVTSYYNLAGWIKAIS